In Temnothorax longispinosus isolate EJ_2023e chromosome 2, Tlon_JGU_v1, whole genome shotgun sequence, one DNA window encodes the following:
- the Elp1 gene encoding putative elongator complex protein 1 isoform X1 — translation MRNLTVHQVYRRCIDFMSDVKDLQESLHCAINSSNNDVYLLLHNHLYVIPFEGDIIDLDIGPSLKIVSMEYCTTLQELYCAYEFGDVIKIDIKDPTRIDQNAVGIFGSGLQCMKFSPDHELVVVVTGKGNVITMVLDFQIISEVNLYSEKFGQCEFFNAGWGKKETQFHGSMGKAAARAEPEELIPNEHDDGGTRIRWREDGTFFTVSFLHKKTKIRRFKVFNREGILCYTNEPINGLEECLAWSPLGNLLAVTQTAYDKYVIAFFEKNGLKYSEFLLPFKFGEVKVKDLLWSPDILAVVCHESKTNAKLIQLWTENNCHWYLKQTLVFNEANPLLYVTWSNVTNKKELIYLTKKEITFCSFNWCLDHSRGKTVDDRAVSGVIDGNKILVTAFKDGVVPPPMAHQSLETHESQNAIIFGPNINKSALVNSNDFFTISCNNKLTVFKQKKKFSTLTYVAANVCSISCDVLYVIKDKALKIDDRDCFMQHFLWFTENIMLFSIVTKNHNLLCVLSLNGMHSNDCLKIREIHVMDYPIEHIISSPDANTAYIKVRDRIFKYTRNGKLEQTDITLSEQCEQIEVIQIDSKDIILALSLENSFLVDGKEIAKNITSFYVHSDFLLLTTLQCTLICVLLNEVNIRQLSERDLTIQPGDLNINEISFAGIYIRRLEKGSCIITTIPYESKVILQLPRGNLECIQPRALSVHILKCYLNNCDYLTALAIMTKQRINLNLLYDHDPQLFLDNVKKFVEDLVQHKKLNWLSLFLSELQNVDVTRTMYTFCYADRNPVKSDARSNETTINKVDEICKLLRDAMEKHQDADNLIQPLLISLVKNQQRQGLENALSKIKQVKMLEDSQRSELRDSTVSAHGALKCLLHFVTIDTLYDVALGMYDLELAKFIASESSKEDPKEYIPFLNNLKKLDPNYMKYSINVHLKRYEFALENLSKDPTKFEECLNLIRNHKLYKAAIKLFEKNTTEYKKVAEVYGEFLSSEGKYVEAGMMFYRSGDLDKAVETFSMSSDNWEDVIAISKEMKLSPANSHKLYNTLVERLKAERKYKHAAIILKEYLNDAEEAVALLCEGRSWKYAIRIISDVRRLDLNETHIKPGVKEHAEHVISQLSKMKEDFLKYKSRLAIVRTEIKAKQTQIQLYHEKTYGDEPESNKEIPDCISDAISIAESVSSQISRISMSSSKSYRSSKNRRKQERKLFSLKEGSRFEDLSLIHALYQIVSNAYKDRDDWYQLVQVLIRFEFDESAEKIIVETREFFQLVESSKSEIWDRSAPTSSADIEKSENYTQAQFQEMIAPIKLIERYIMYPPEVDATSRVLTIF, via the exons atgAGAAATCTAACGGTTCACCAAGTATATCGTAGATGTATCGATTTTATGAGCGACGTAAAAGATCTTCAAGAATCTTTGCATTGCGCTATCAATTCAAGTAACAACGATGTGTACCTGTTATTGCACAATCACCTCTACGTAATACCATTTGAAGGAGATATTATCGATCTAGATATTGGTCCTTCTCTCAAAATTGTTTCAATGGAGTATTGCACCACCCTGCAGGAATTGTACTGTGCTTATGAGTTTGGTGacgttattaaaattgacatAAAAGATCCAACTCGTATTGATCAAAATGCAGTAGGGATTTTTGGTAGTGGCCTACAGTGTATGAAATTCAGTCCGGATCATGAACTCGTTGTTGTTGTAACAGGCAAAGGAAATGTGATCACTATGGTATTAGACTTCCAAATAATATCAGAG gtaaatttatattcagaaAAGTTTGGGCAgtgtgaattttttaatgctgGTTGGGGCAAAAAAGAAACTCAGTTTCATGGTTCAATGGGTAAAGCAGCGGCTCGAGCTGAACCGGAAGAACTAATCCCGAATGAGCACGACGATGGTGGTACTCGAATTCGTTGGCGCGAAGACGGCACGTTTTTCACTGTTAGTTTTCTGCATAAGAAAACGAAAATTCGAAGATTTAAAGTATTCAACAGAGAGGGTATTTTATGCTATACCAATGAACCGATCAACGGATTGGAGGAATGTCTAGCTTGGAGTCCATTGGGAAATCTGCTTGCCGTAACTCAGACAGCATacgataaatatgttattgcattttttgaaaaaaacggCCTTAAGTACTCGGAATTTTTGTTGCCCTTTAAATTTGGAGAAGTAAAG GTAAAAGATCTGCTTTGGTCACCAGATATTTTGGCTGTTGTTTGTCACGAGTCAAAAACAAACGCTAAGCTGATACAACTGTGGactgaaaataattgtcattGGTATCTTAAACAAACTCTTGTCTTTAATGAAGCGAATCCGTTGCTATATGTAACATGGAGTAATGtaactaataaaaaggaattgATTTATCTaaccaaaaaagaaattactttcTGCTCGTTTAATTGGTGCCTGGATCATAGCAGAGGCAAAACTGTGGATGATAGAGCTGTATCTGGTGTTATTgatggaaataaaatattagtcaCTGCTTTCAAAGATGGAGTTGTCCCACCGCCAATGGCGCATCAATCTTTAGAAACTCATGAGTCacaaaatgcaattatttttggtCCGAATATTAATAAGTCAGCCTTGGTAAACAGCAACGACTTTTTTACTATTTcatgcaataataaattgacggtttttaagcagaaaaag aaattttCCACGCTGACGTATGTAGCTGCAAACGTATGTAGTATTTCTTGTGACGTACTATACGTTATCAAAGATAAAGCATTAAAAATTGATGACCGCGATTGCTTCATGCAACATTTTCTATGGTTTACAGAGAACATCATGTTGTTCTCTATAGTTACAAAAAACCACAATCTCTTGTGTGTTTTATCTCTAAATGGCATGCATTCTAATGATTGTCTGAAAATACG ggAAATTCATGTTATGGATTATCCAATAGAACATATAATTTCTTCTCCCGATGCAAATACAGCTTACATAAAAGTAAGAGatcgaatatttaaatacacaagAAACGGAAAACTTGAACAGACAGATATAACGTTAAGCGAACAGTGCGAGCAAATAGAAGTTATACAAATTGATTCGAAAGATATTATCCTTGCTCTGTCTCTGGAAAATAGTTTCTTGGTCGACGGAAAAGAAATTGCTAAGAatattacaagtttttacgtacattcagattttttgCTTCTTACGACACTGCAATGCACATTGATTTGTGTCTTGTTGAACGAAGTTAATATAAGGCAGCTAAGTGAACGTGATTTAACTATCCAGCCCGgggatttaaatataaacgagATTTCATTTGCTG GTATCTACATCAGACGACTCGAAAAAGGTTCTTGTATAATAACGACGATACCGTACGAATCGAAAGTAATTTTACAGCTGCCTAGAGGAAATTTAGAATGTATACAGCCAAGGGCATTATCGGTGCATATACTAAAATGTTATCTGAATAACTGTGATTATTTGACGGCACTTGCCATAATGACTAAACAACGTATAAACttgaatttattatacgaCCACGATCCACAATTATTTCTGGATAACGTGAAAAAGTTCGTAGAAGATCTTGTACAGCACAAGAAGTTAAATTGGTTGAGCCTGTTTTTGTCAGAATTACAAAACGTCGATGTCACCCGTACGATGTACACGTTTTGTTATGCGGATCGCAACCCTGTCAAATCTGACGCTAGAAGTAACGAAACTACAATTAATAAGGTAGACGAGatctgtaaattattaagagatGCCATGGAGAAACATCAAGATGCggataatttaatacaacCATTATTGATAAGCTTGGTGAAAAATCAACAAAGACAAGGATTGGAAAATGCACTTAGTAAAATAAAGCAAGTGAAAATGTTGGAGGATTCACAGAGATCAGAGTTACGTGATTCTACCGTGTCCGCTCATGGAGCGTTAAAATGTTTACTGCATTTCGTCACTATCGATACGTTATATGATGTTGCATTAGGCATGTATGATTTAGAACTCGCAAAGTTTATAGCGTCTGAATCATCGAAAGAAGATCCCAAAGAATATATTCCATTCTTgaacaatttgaaaaaattagacCCAAATTACATGAAGTATTCTATTAATGTGCATCTTAAACGTTACGAATTCGCGTTAGAGAATTTGTCTAAAGATCCAACCAAGTTTGAGGAATGCTTAAATTTAATAcgtaatcataaattatacaaggcggcaataaaattgtttgagAAGAATACTACAGAGTATAAAAAGGTGGCTGAAGTTTATGGAGAATTTTTGTCAAGTGAAGGGAAATATGTGGAAGCTGGTATGATGTTTTATAGAAGTGGCGATCTTGACAAAGCTGTAGAAACATTTAGTATGTCAAGTGATAATTGGGAGGATGTAATCGCAATATCAAAAGAGATGAAACTAAG ccCAGCAAATTCACACAAACTTTATAACACACTGGTTGAACGTTTGAAAGCAGAGCGGAAATATAAACATGCagctataatattaaaagaatatttaaatgatgCTGAAGAAGCAGTTGCGCTATTATGTGAGGGAAGATcttggaaatatgcaatacgAATAATATCTGATGTTCGACGTTTAGATCTGAATG aaacacATATTAAACCTGGAGTGAAGGAACACGCAGAACATGTAATTTCACAATTAAGTAAAATGAAGGAAGATTTTCTGAAGTACAAGTCACGTCTTGCTATAGTGAGAACAGAAATTAAAGCAAAACAAACACAAATACAATTGTATCATGAAAAAACTTATGGCGATGAACCGGAATCTAATAAAGAAATTCCAGATTGCATTAGTGACGCAATCAGTATCGCAGAATCTGTTTCAAGTCAAATATCGCGAATATCTATGTCTTCGAG cAAGAGCTATCGGTCAAGTAAGAACCGTAGAAAACAAGAGAGAAAACTTTTCAGTTTAAAGGAAGGCAGCCGATTTGAAGATTTAAGCTTAATACATGCCCTTTACCAAATTGTTAGCAATGCGTACAAGGATAGAG ACGATTGGTATCAGCTGGTACAGGTACTAATACGATTCGAATTTGATGAAAGCGCAGAAAAGATCATAGTTGAAACAAGGGAGTTCTTTCAATTAGTGGAAAGTAGTAAATCTGAAATTTGGGACAGATCAGCTCCTACAAGTTCAGCTGACATA gaaaaaagtgaaaattatacacaaGCACAATTTCAAGAAATGATAGCACCTATTAAATTAATAG aacGCTACATAATGTATCCACCTGAGGTTGATGCAACATCACGCGTGCTGACtattttctaa
- the LOC139808738 gene encoding ubiquitin-conjugating enzyme E2 N, which translates to MAALPRRIIKETQRLMQEPVPGISAVPDDTNARYFHVIVTGPEDSPFEGGLFKLELFLPEDYPMSAPKVRFITKIYHPNIDRLGRICLDILKDKWSPALQIRTVLLSIQALLSAPNPDDPLANDVAELWKVNESEAIRNAKEWTRRYAMDN; encoded by the exons ATGGCGGCGTTACCACGGAGGATTATTAAAGAAACTCAAAGATTAATGCAAGAGCCAGTTCCTGGTATCAGCGCCGTGCCAGACGATACAAATGCTAGATATTTTCACGTAATAGTAACGGGACCTGAAGATTCGCCATTCGAAGGTGGATTGTTTAAGCTTGAATTGTTCCTACCAGAAGATTACCCAATGTCCGCACCGAAAGTTAGgtttatcacaaaaatatatcatccAAATATAGACAG ATTGGGCAGGATTTGCCTGGATATCCTCAAGGACAAGTGGAGTCCAGCGCTTCAAATCAGAACAGTTCTGCTATCCATACAAGCGCTCCTGAGCGCGCCGAATCCCGACGATCCTTTGGCAAATGATGTAGCTGAACTTTGGAAAGTCAATGAAAGCGAAGCGATACGTAATGCCAAAGAGTGGACTCGAAGATACGCTATGGACAACTGA
- the Elp1 gene encoding elongator complex protein 1 isoform X2 — translation MRNLTVHQVYRRCIDFMSDVKDLQESLHCAINSSNNDVYLLLHNHLYVIPFEGDIIDLDIGPSLKIVSMEYCTTLQELYCAYEFGDVIKIDIKDPTRIDQNAVGIFGSGLQCMKFSPDHELVVVVTGKGNVITMVLDFQIISEVNLYSEKFGQCEFFNAGWGKKETQFHGSMGKAAARAEPEELIPNEHDDGGTRIRWREDGTFFTVSFLHKKTKIRRFKVFNREGILCYTNEPINGLEECLAWSPLGNLLAVTQTAYDKYVIAFFEKNGLKYSEFLLPFKFGEVKVKDLLWSPDILAVVCHESKTNAKLIQLWTENNCHWYLKQTLVFNEANPLLYVTWSNVTNKKELIYLTKKEITFCSFNWCLDHSRGKTVDDRAVSGVIDGNKILVTAFKDGVVPPPMAHQSLETHESQNAIIFGPNINKSALVNSNDFFTISCNNKLTVFKQKKKFSTLTYVAANVCSISCDVLYVIKDKALKIDDRDCFMQHFLWFTENIMLFSIVTKNHNLLCVLSLNGMHSNDCLKIREIHVMDYPIEHIISSPDANTAYIKVRDRIFKYTRNGKLEQTDITLSEQCEQIEVIQIDSKDIILALSLENSFLVDGKEIAKNITSFYVHSDFLLLTTLQCTLICVLLNEVNIRQLSERDLTIQPGDLNINEISFAGIYIRRLEKGSCIITTIPYESKVILQLPRGNLECIQPRALSVHILKCYLNNCDYLTALAIMTKQRINLNLLYDHDPQLFLDNVKKFVEDLVQHKKLNWLSLFLSELQNVDVTRTMYTFCYADRNPVKSDARSNETTINKVDEICKLLRDAMEKHQDADNLIQPLLISLVKNQQRQGLENALSKIKQVKMLEDSQRSELRDSTVSAHGALKCLLHFVTIDTLYDVALGMYDLELAKFIASESSKEDPKEYIPFLNNLKKLDPNYMKYSINVHLKRYEFALENLSKDPTKFEECLNLIRNHKLYKAAIKLFEKNTTEYKKVAEVYGEFLSSEGKYVEAGMMFYRSGDLDKAVETFSMSSDNWEDVIAISKEMKLSPANSHKLYNTLVERLKAERKYKHAAIILKEYLNDAEEAVALLCEGRSWKYAIRIISDVRRLDLNG, via the exons atgAGAAATCTAACGGTTCACCAAGTATATCGTAGATGTATCGATTTTATGAGCGACGTAAAAGATCTTCAAGAATCTTTGCATTGCGCTATCAATTCAAGTAACAACGATGTGTACCTGTTATTGCACAATCACCTCTACGTAATACCATTTGAAGGAGATATTATCGATCTAGATATTGGTCCTTCTCTCAAAATTGTTTCAATGGAGTATTGCACCACCCTGCAGGAATTGTACTGTGCTTATGAGTTTGGTGacgttattaaaattgacatAAAAGATCCAACTCGTATTGATCAAAATGCAGTAGGGATTTTTGGTAGTGGCCTACAGTGTATGAAATTCAGTCCGGATCATGAACTCGTTGTTGTTGTAACAGGCAAAGGAAATGTGATCACTATGGTATTAGACTTCCAAATAATATCAGAG gtaaatttatattcagaaAAGTTTGGGCAgtgtgaattttttaatgctgGTTGGGGCAAAAAAGAAACTCAGTTTCATGGTTCAATGGGTAAAGCAGCGGCTCGAGCTGAACCGGAAGAACTAATCCCGAATGAGCACGACGATGGTGGTACTCGAATTCGTTGGCGCGAAGACGGCACGTTTTTCACTGTTAGTTTTCTGCATAAGAAAACGAAAATTCGAAGATTTAAAGTATTCAACAGAGAGGGTATTTTATGCTATACCAATGAACCGATCAACGGATTGGAGGAATGTCTAGCTTGGAGTCCATTGGGAAATCTGCTTGCCGTAACTCAGACAGCATacgataaatatgttattgcattttttgaaaaaaacggCCTTAAGTACTCGGAATTTTTGTTGCCCTTTAAATTTGGAGAAGTAAAG GTAAAAGATCTGCTTTGGTCACCAGATATTTTGGCTGTTGTTTGTCACGAGTCAAAAACAAACGCTAAGCTGATACAACTGTGGactgaaaataattgtcattGGTATCTTAAACAAACTCTTGTCTTTAATGAAGCGAATCCGTTGCTATATGTAACATGGAGTAATGtaactaataaaaaggaattgATTTATCTaaccaaaaaagaaattactttcTGCTCGTTTAATTGGTGCCTGGATCATAGCAGAGGCAAAACTGTGGATGATAGAGCTGTATCTGGTGTTATTgatggaaataaaatattagtcaCTGCTTTCAAAGATGGAGTTGTCCCACCGCCAATGGCGCATCAATCTTTAGAAACTCATGAGTCacaaaatgcaattatttttggtCCGAATATTAATAAGTCAGCCTTGGTAAACAGCAACGACTTTTTTACTATTTcatgcaataataaattgacggtttttaagcagaaaaag aaattttCCACGCTGACGTATGTAGCTGCAAACGTATGTAGTATTTCTTGTGACGTACTATACGTTATCAAAGATAAAGCATTAAAAATTGATGACCGCGATTGCTTCATGCAACATTTTCTATGGTTTACAGAGAACATCATGTTGTTCTCTATAGTTACAAAAAACCACAATCTCTTGTGTGTTTTATCTCTAAATGGCATGCATTCTAATGATTGTCTGAAAATACG ggAAATTCATGTTATGGATTATCCAATAGAACATATAATTTCTTCTCCCGATGCAAATACAGCTTACATAAAAGTAAGAGatcgaatatttaaatacacaagAAACGGAAAACTTGAACAGACAGATATAACGTTAAGCGAACAGTGCGAGCAAATAGAAGTTATACAAATTGATTCGAAAGATATTATCCTTGCTCTGTCTCTGGAAAATAGTTTCTTGGTCGACGGAAAAGAAATTGCTAAGAatattacaagtttttacgtacattcagattttttgCTTCTTACGACACTGCAATGCACATTGATTTGTGTCTTGTTGAACGAAGTTAATATAAGGCAGCTAAGTGAACGTGATTTAACTATCCAGCCCGgggatttaaatataaacgagATTTCATTTGCTG GTATCTACATCAGACGACTCGAAAAAGGTTCTTGTATAATAACGACGATACCGTACGAATCGAAAGTAATTTTACAGCTGCCTAGAGGAAATTTAGAATGTATACAGCCAAGGGCATTATCGGTGCATATACTAAAATGTTATCTGAATAACTGTGATTATTTGACGGCACTTGCCATAATGACTAAACAACGTATAAACttgaatttattatacgaCCACGATCCACAATTATTTCTGGATAACGTGAAAAAGTTCGTAGAAGATCTTGTACAGCACAAGAAGTTAAATTGGTTGAGCCTGTTTTTGTCAGAATTACAAAACGTCGATGTCACCCGTACGATGTACACGTTTTGTTATGCGGATCGCAACCCTGTCAAATCTGACGCTAGAAGTAACGAAACTACAATTAATAAGGTAGACGAGatctgtaaattattaagagatGCCATGGAGAAACATCAAGATGCggataatttaatacaacCATTATTGATAAGCTTGGTGAAAAATCAACAAAGACAAGGATTGGAAAATGCACTTAGTAAAATAAAGCAAGTGAAAATGTTGGAGGATTCACAGAGATCAGAGTTACGTGATTCTACCGTGTCCGCTCATGGAGCGTTAAAATGTTTACTGCATTTCGTCACTATCGATACGTTATATGATGTTGCATTAGGCATGTATGATTTAGAACTCGCAAAGTTTATAGCGTCTGAATCATCGAAAGAAGATCCCAAAGAATATATTCCATTCTTgaacaatttgaaaaaattagacCCAAATTACATGAAGTATTCTATTAATGTGCATCTTAAACGTTACGAATTCGCGTTAGAGAATTTGTCTAAAGATCCAACCAAGTTTGAGGAATGCTTAAATTTAATAcgtaatcataaattatacaaggcggcaataaaattgtttgagAAGAATACTACAGAGTATAAAAAGGTGGCTGAAGTTTATGGAGAATTTTTGTCAAGTGAAGGGAAATATGTGGAAGCTGGTATGATGTTTTATAGAAGTGGCGATCTTGACAAAGCTGTAGAAACATTTAGTATGTCAAGTGATAATTGGGAGGATGTAATCGCAATATCAAAAGAGATGAAACTAAG ccCAGCAAATTCACACAAACTTTATAACACACTGGTTGAACGTTTGAAAGCAGAGCGGAAATATAAACATGCagctataatattaaaagaatatttaaatgatgCTGAAGAAGCAGTTGCGCTATTATGTGAGGGAAGATcttggaaatatgcaatacgAATAATATCTGATGTTCGACGTTTAGATCTGAATGGTTAG
- the LOC139808730 gene encoding G2/mitotic-specific cyclin-B isoform X1, with the protein MWSQWTRRRLTTTICGRERAGAGRRSVRGVKQIQIDETREVVTSVEPGARSKRLTSRGKRRRFVPATETRGPFARLRLTMATRNRNAVTVNHANAKENIRNTKPSMVVVPSKGKRAVLCEISNRVNTLRGVEPVDRISLLQKKKVVGPKQQAAKPVANVPEKPLVQIVKPVVKTSSTSVNNAPNAVDVHPTSAAVSQKREERDSFSTDLLKFEDIDEQDENNPILVSLYTNDIHDYLRTLEKKFPIKKGFLAGQEVTPKMRCVLVDWLVEVHQQFRLMQETLYLTVAVIDRFLQLYRSIDRKKLQLVGVTAMFIASKYEEMYSPDISDFVYITDKAYSKADILNMEMLIVKILDYSFGRPLPLHFLRRYSKAGKALPIHHTMAKYFLEQSLVHYEMCHYSPSLIAAAAIYLAFLVIGNDEEDEGKVIWTDTLTHYSTYSKDDVLPAVQDIAAIIVNAEDSKYQAVRKKYVHVKHMKISIRPELKSPIMLSIAARSNES; encoded by the exons ATGTGGAGCCAATGGACGCGGCGCCGTCTGACGACCACAATCTGCGGCCGCGAACGCGCAGGCGCGGGCCGGCGATCCGTCAGAGGAGTCAAACAAATTCAAATCGACGAGACGAGAGAAGTCGTTACGAGTGTTGAACCCGGGGCTCGATCCAAGCGGCTCACTTCTCGAGGGAAGAGACGAAGATTCGTGCCTGCAACGGAAACAAGGGGCCCCTTTGCGCGATTGCGACTGACAATGGCGACGAGAAATCGGAACGCGGTCACG GTGAACCATGCAAATGCAAAGGAGAATATTAGAAATACGAAGCCTTCGATGGTTGTCGTGCCATCGAAAGGGAAAAGGGCGGTGCTATGTGAAATAAGTAACAGAGTTAACACGTTGAGGGGCGTTGAGCCCGTCGATAGGATTAGTCTATTGCAAAAGAAGAAAGTTGTAGGACCGAAGCAACAAGCGGCAAAGCCAGTAGCAAATGTACCCGAGAAGCCACTAGTGCAAATTGTAAAACCGGTTGTGAAAACGTCATCTACCAGTGTAAATAATGCGCCCAACGCGGTCGATGTACACCCTACGTCTGCTGCTGTTAGTcagaagagagaggagagagactCATTTTCAACGGATCTTCTAAAGTTTGAAGACATTGATGAACAGGACGAGAATAATCCCATTCTAGTTTCTCTCTACACCAACGACATACACGACTATTTAAGGACGTTGGAGAAGAAGTTTCCCATTAAGAAGGGATTTCTAGCGGGCCAGGAAGTCACCCCTAAAATGAGATGTGTGCTGGTAGATTGGTTGGTAGAAGTACATCAACAGTTTCGATTGATGCAAGAGACGTTGTACCTTACCGTCGCAGTTATCGATCGCTTCTTACAA CTCTACCGAAGCATAGATAGGAAGAAATTGCAGCTGGTAGGTGTAACAGCTATGTTTATCGCTAGCAAATATGAAGAAATGTATTCGCCGGATATAAGTGATTTTGTATATATCACGGACAAGGCGTACTCAAAGGCAGATATATTGAACATGGAAATGCTCATCGTGAAAATCTTGGACTATTCGTTCGGGCGACCGTTACCGCTGCATTTTCTTCGGAGATACAGCAAAGCTGGAAAA gcGCTCCCTATACATCACACGATGGCCAAGTATTTCCTCGAGCAAAGCTTGGTTCACTATGAAATGTGTCATTATTCACCTAGTCTTATCGCTGCAGCAGCAATATATCTAGCATTTTT AGTTATCGGTAATGATGAAGAAGACGAAGGCAAGGTTATCTGGACAGATACTTTAACACACTACAGCACTTACTCCAAGGACGATGTATTACCTGCAGTACAAGATATAGCTGCCATAATAGTTAACGCAGAGGACAGTAAATATCAAGCTGTGAGAAAGAAGTACGTCCATGTGAAACACATGAAAATTAGTATTCGACCAGAGCTTAAATCGCCAATTATGCTTTCCATTGCAGCAAGAAGCAATGAGTCTTAA
- the LOC139808730 gene encoding G2/mitotic-specific cyclin-B isoform X2: protein MTSSVNHANAKENIRNTKPSMVVVPSKGKRAVLCEISNRVNTLRGVEPVDRISLLQKKKVVGPKQQAAKPVANVPEKPLVQIVKPVVKTSSTSVNNAPNAVDVHPTSAAVSQKREERDSFSTDLLKFEDIDEQDENNPILVSLYTNDIHDYLRTLEKKFPIKKGFLAGQEVTPKMRCVLVDWLVEVHQQFRLMQETLYLTVAVIDRFLQLYRSIDRKKLQLVGVTAMFIASKYEEMYSPDISDFVYITDKAYSKADILNMEMLIVKILDYSFGRPLPLHFLRRYSKAGKALPIHHTMAKYFLEQSLVHYEMCHYSPSLIAAAAIYLAFLVIGNDEEDEGKVIWTDTLTHYSTYSKDDVLPAVQDIAAIIVNAEDSKYQAVRKKYVHVKHMKISIRPELKSPIMLSIAARSNES, encoded by the exons ATGACTTCCTCC GTGAACCATGCAAATGCAAAGGAGAATATTAGAAATACGAAGCCTTCGATGGTTGTCGTGCCATCGAAAGGGAAAAGGGCGGTGCTATGTGAAATAAGTAACAGAGTTAACACGTTGAGGGGCGTTGAGCCCGTCGATAGGATTAGTCTATTGCAAAAGAAGAAAGTTGTAGGACCGAAGCAACAAGCGGCAAAGCCAGTAGCAAATGTACCCGAGAAGCCACTAGTGCAAATTGTAAAACCGGTTGTGAAAACGTCATCTACCAGTGTAAATAATGCGCCCAACGCGGTCGATGTACACCCTACGTCTGCTGCTGTTAGTcagaagagagaggagagagactCATTTTCAACGGATCTTCTAAAGTTTGAAGACATTGATGAACAGGACGAGAATAATCCCATTCTAGTTTCTCTCTACACCAACGACATACACGACTATTTAAGGACGTTGGAGAAGAAGTTTCCCATTAAGAAGGGATTTCTAGCGGGCCAGGAAGTCACCCCTAAAATGAGATGTGTGCTGGTAGATTGGTTGGTAGAAGTACATCAACAGTTTCGATTGATGCAAGAGACGTTGTACCTTACCGTCGCAGTTATCGATCGCTTCTTACAA CTCTACCGAAGCATAGATAGGAAGAAATTGCAGCTGGTAGGTGTAACAGCTATGTTTATCGCTAGCAAATATGAAGAAATGTATTCGCCGGATATAAGTGATTTTGTATATATCACGGACAAGGCGTACTCAAAGGCAGATATATTGAACATGGAAATGCTCATCGTGAAAATCTTGGACTATTCGTTCGGGCGACCGTTACCGCTGCATTTTCTTCGGAGATACAGCAAAGCTGGAAAA gcGCTCCCTATACATCACACGATGGCCAAGTATTTCCTCGAGCAAAGCTTGGTTCACTATGAAATGTGTCATTATTCACCTAGTCTTATCGCTGCAGCAGCAATATATCTAGCATTTTT AGTTATCGGTAATGATGAAGAAGACGAAGGCAAGGTTATCTGGACAGATACTTTAACACACTACAGCACTTACTCCAAGGACGATGTATTACCTGCAGTACAAGATATAGCTGCCATAATAGTTAACGCAGAGGACAGTAAATATCAAGCTGTGAGAAAGAAGTACGTCCATGTGAAACACATGAAAATTAGTATTCGACCAGAGCTTAAATCGCCAATTATGCTTTCCATTGCAGCAAGAAGCAATGAGTCTTAA